In Chitinophaga sp. HK235, a single window of DNA contains:
- a CDS encoding family 43 glycosylhydrolase, translated as MTTTLRILITLLLSTVLLSSQAQTTYCNPVNVDYGYCPIPNFTEWGKHRATADPVIVTYKGDYYLFSTNQWGYWWSPDLSKWHFVSRKFLKPWHKVYDELCAPAVWVMGDTMMVFGSTYSSNFPIWMSTDPKGNQWKEAVDSFEAGGWDPAFFLDDDGKLYQYNGSSNSYPLYGGEVDRKTMQLKGARKELYLLNHERYGWQRFGEYMDNTFLDPFIEGAWMTKHHGKYYLQYGAPGTEFSGYADGVVVSDHPLGPFTPQAHNPFSFKPGGFARGAGHGSTFQDTKGNWWHVSTMVISVKNSFERRLGIWPAGFDKDDVLYCNTVFGDYPHYLNRGSNSASFENDRKSFTGWMLLNYNKPVTVSSTLGGYLPNNAVDENIKTYWSAATGNKGEWLQSDLGSVSTVHAVQINYADQDATFLGKQTDIYHQYILHYSLDGKKWQILTDKSHNLSDVPHDYIELPQPVKARYIKLENIHVPSGKFAISGLRVFGNGNGPLPDSVKSFMVLRTEKDKRSAWIKWEPVDNAYAYNIYFGIAPDKLYNCIMVHNANDYFFKGMDKDQSYYFSIEAINENGVSPKTKPRT; from the coding sequence ATGACGACCACGCTCCGCATACTGATAACACTGCTGTTAAGCACAGTGCTGTTGTCTTCGCAAGCCCAGACCACCTACTGCAATCCGGTGAACGTGGACTACGGCTACTGCCCTATCCCCAACTTTACGGAATGGGGCAAACACAGGGCCACGGCCGATCCTGTCATCGTCACCTATAAAGGAGACTATTACCTTTTTTCCACTAACCAGTGGGGATACTGGTGGAGCCCGGACCTCAGCAAATGGCATTTTGTATCCCGTAAATTTCTGAAACCCTGGCATAAGGTGTATGATGAGCTGTGTGCACCCGCTGTATGGGTGATGGGAGATACCATGATGGTGTTCGGATCTACCTACAGCAGCAATTTTCCCATATGGATGAGCACCGATCCAAAAGGCAACCAGTGGAAAGAAGCCGTAGACTCTTTTGAAGCCGGAGGTTGGGACCCGGCCTTCTTCCTGGACGATGACGGAAAACTGTATCAGTACAACGGCAGCAGCAACAGTTACCCGTTGTACGGCGGAGAGGTGGACCGCAAAACCATGCAATTGAAAGGTGCCAGAAAAGAACTTTATCTGTTGAACCACGAACGCTACGGATGGCAGCGTTTCGGGGAATATATGGACAACACTTTCCTCGATCCGTTTATTGAAGGAGCCTGGATGACCAAACATCATGGTAAATACTATCTGCAGTATGGTGCACCGGGAACGGAGTTCAGTGGGTATGCAGACGGTGTGGTGGTATCAGATCATCCGTTAGGACCTTTTACGCCACAGGCTCATAATCCGTTTTCCTTCAAGCCCGGAGGCTTTGCCCGTGGCGCCGGCCATGGCAGCACCTTCCAGGACACCAAAGGCAACTGGTGGCATGTGTCTACCATGGTTATTTCCGTGAAGAATAGCTTTGAGAGAAGACTCGGCATCTGGCCCGCCGGTTTCGACAAAGACGATGTACTTTACTGCAACACCGTATTCGGCGACTATCCACATTACCTCAACAGAGGCAGCAACTCCGCCTCTTTTGAAAACGACCGGAAATCCTTTACCGGCTGGATGCTGCTCAACTACAACAAACCTGTAACGGTATCGTCTACACTGGGTGGATACCTGCCCAACAACGCAGTAGATGAAAACATCAAAACCTATTGGAGCGCCGCCACCGGCAACAAAGGGGAATGGCTGCAATCAGATTTGGGCAGCGTCAGCACCGTACATGCCGTACAGATCAACTACGCCGATCAGGATGCCACCTTCCTCGGCAAACAAACAGACATCTATCATCAGTACATCCTCCACTATTCGCTGGATGGCAAAAAATGGCAGATACTGACAGATAAAAGCCATAACCTGTCGGATGTACCACATGACTATATAGAACTACCACAGCCGGTGAAAGCCCGTTATATCAAACTGGAAAACATCCATGTGCCCAGCGGTAAATTCGCTATCAGCGGACTGCGTGTATTCGGCAATGGTAACGGGCCTCTCCCCGATTCAGTGAAATCATTTATGGTACTGCGTACGGAAAAGGATAAACGCAGCGCATGGATCAAATGGGAACCGGTAGATAACGCCTATGCGTACAATATCTACTTCGGCATTGCACCCGACAAACTGTACAACTGCATCATGGTACACAATGCCAACGATTATTTTTTTAAAGGCATGGATAAAGATCAGTCCTACTATTTCTCTATAGAAGCCATCAATGAAAATGGGGTTTCTCCTAAAACAAAGCCCAGGACTTAA
- the eco gene encoding serine protease inhibitor ecotin, whose translation MKQFITLLLLWSAGISSVYSQDKDNLKPFPPAWKDVERYVIQLSAKDKEDNFQVEIMAGKTMKVDCNQHGLIGRWVTKDVKGWGYTYYQYVSAGNIRSTLMACPDKKLTDKFIFDTRQVRYNSKLPIVVYVPKGFAVKYKIWERGEEEKDAVIK comes from the coding sequence ATGAAACAATTCATCACCCTGTTGTTGCTATGGAGTGCCGGCATTTCCAGCGTTTATTCACAGGATAAAGACAATCTGAAGCCATTTCCTCCGGCCTGGAAGGACGTGGAAAGGTACGTCATCCAGTTGTCTGCCAAAGACAAAGAAGACAATTTCCAGGTAGAAATTATGGCGGGCAAGACCATGAAGGTGGATTGCAACCAGCACGGGCTGATAGGCCGGTGGGTAACCAAAGATGTCAAAGGGTGGGGCTATACCTATTACCAGTATGTCTCAGCCGGCAATATACGTTCTACTCTGATGGCATGCCCCGACAAAAAGCTGACCGATAAATTTATCTTCGACACCAGACAGGTCCGATACAACAGTAAGCTGCCTATTGTGGTGTATGTGCCCAAAGGTTTTGCAGTAAAATATAAAATCTGGGAGAGAGGAGAAGAAGAAAAGGACGCAGTGATAAAATAA
- a CDS encoding FkbM family methyltransferase codes for MSSSTLMDGIKRLGLFEGVKAYQGIKQKKTAIRFPELSHPVNLRPGSSDYKVLKQVFMRGEYDIDFPFSPQYIIDGGANIGLFAILFANRVKDASIVSIEPESGNFRQLQMNIRPYANVIPVQAGLWNKQCHLEVVKDGLEAWGFMVKETTASEDTFPAISINDIQKNYNWPHIDIVKLDVEGAEEKIFESNYEWLAKTKVLIIELHDELLPGSSKTFRKAISEYDFTETQLGENLIFRNNRFN; via the coding sequence ATGTCATCATCAACTTTGATGGATGGAATCAAAAGGCTTGGCCTTTTTGAAGGAGTAAAAGCATACCAGGGTATTAAGCAAAAGAAAACTGCTATCCGCTTCCCCGAATTGTCACATCCGGTTAATCTCCGACCAGGATCATCTGATTATAAGGTCCTGAAACAGGTCTTTATGCGTGGGGAATATGATATTGATTTCCCTTTCTCCCCTCAGTACATTATCGATGGAGGCGCCAACATCGGACTGTTTGCCATCCTGTTTGCCAACAGGGTGAAAGATGCCAGTATTGTCAGCATAGAACCTGAATCCGGCAACTTCAGACAGCTGCAGATGAACATACGGCCTTATGCCAACGTCATTCCTGTTCAGGCCGGCCTGTGGAATAAACAGTGTCATCTTGAAGTGGTGAAGGACGGACTCGAAGCCTGGGGTTTTATGGTGAAAGAAACAACCGCTTCTGAAGACACTTTCCCTGCCATCTCCATCAATGATATCCAGAAAAACTATAACTGGCCGCATATCGATATCGTGAAGCTGGACGTAGAAGGCGCAGAAGAAAAGATATTCGAAAGCAATTATGAATGGCTCGCTAAAACCAAAGTACTGATCATAGAACTGCATGATGAGCTGCTGCCCGGTAGTAGCAAGACTTTCCGCAAAGCTATCAGCGAGTATGATTTTACAGAAACACAGCTGGGTGAAAATCTGATTTTCAGGAATAATAGGTTTAATTGA
- a CDS encoding IPT/TIG domain-containing protein, which yields MKNLIYFLFGLAFVLSACKRNRDEALQVPPAIRSFWPNSGKPGTIVTINGAGFIKKDNEVTFNGTAATVVDVNDTVMTVLAPAGGSTGKITVKTAGKELEAGTYTYQNLSMHGVSPLNGPAGTNIVVRGEGFGSTAAPAKVMINGKEAVITSVNDTLLIAAVPVGAGSGTIKITVDNKEVTGPSFLFQDISKIKPLKGGKGTQVTITGEGFNAVAGNNSVAFNGKPATVISATATQLVVATPDDVATGPLSVTINGQKTVGSVFTVIPPPFLATVAPLSSPAGKDITIIGSNFSSLMDENVVTFNGVAGTIKSAAEKQLVITIPAGAGSGNIKIWVNGQETAGPLFKEQNLGVISLSPDNGLAGTTVTVSGIGFSINATDNIVTFNGVAANVVSATDTELKVIAPASLSTGTLDVKVSGLQATGPLFRRAGVMTLAGGPGSGLFTRAQGLTGDRAGNLYFLQGYQVKKITPDGTITTYAGGSTSGYADGTVSVAMFLGPRTITVDSQDNLYVLDGNGLRTYVRKITPAGQVSTAVTVLENMAGGLGVDRNGTIYLSKLYQGLFKVESNGSLTRMGNFTYTIPDKMAVDALGTVYYAGGDFYNPFIGKVTPAGEHSFLAGSSRYDPDFVDGDLSVARLGSPLCVVSDPTSGNFFFVDNMAMAVRYATPSGSVKTVAGAEGTFQSFKAGYKDGTLKEALFRSMKGIHIDTNGNIYVMDPDNNAVRKIFLK from the coding sequence ATGAAAAATTTGATATATTTTCTTTTCGGACTGGCGTTTGTGTTGAGTGCCTGTAAAAGAAACAGGGATGAAGCTTTGCAGGTGCCTCCCGCGATCCGTTCTTTCTGGCCCAACAGTGGAAAGCCGGGTACTATTGTTACGATTAACGGAGCAGGTTTTATAAAGAAAGATAATGAAGTAACCTTTAATGGTACTGCAGCCACCGTGGTGGATGTCAACGATACCGTAATGACAGTACTGGCGCCGGCCGGAGGCAGTACGGGTAAAATAACTGTCAAAACCGCAGGTAAGGAACTGGAAGCCGGCACCTATACCTATCAGAATCTGAGCATGCATGGTGTTAGTCCACTCAACGGACCTGCCGGTACCAACATCGTGGTACGTGGTGAAGGCTTCGGTAGTACTGCTGCCCCTGCCAAAGTGATGATCAACGGGAAAGAAGCCGTGATCACTTCTGTCAACGATACACTCCTGATTGCTGCAGTGCCGGTGGGCGCCGGCAGTGGTACCATCAAAATAACGGTAGATAACAAGGAAGTAACAGGACCATCCTTTCTCTTCCAGGACATCAGTAAAATAAAACCGCTCAAAGGCGGAAAAGGCACACAGGTGACCATTACCGGCGAAGGCTTTAATGCAGTAGCAGGAAATAACAGTGTAGCCTTCAACGGTAAACCTGCCACAGTTATCAGTGCTACCGCCACTCAGCTGGTAGTGGCCACACCGGATGATGTGGCTACCGGACCACTGAGTGTGACCATCAACGGACAGAAGACGGTAGGGTCGGTATTTACTGTTATTCCTCCGCCATTCTTGGCTACAGTGGCCCCGTTGAGCAGTCCTGCCGGAAAAGACATTACGATTATCGGCAGCAACTTCAGCAGCCTGATGGATGAAAACGTAGTCACCTTTAACGGTGTCGCAGGTACGATAAAAAGTGCCGCTGAAAAGCAACTGGTGATCACGATTCCCGCCGGTGCCGGTTCGGGAAATATCAAAATCTGGGTAAACGGACAGGAAACAGCCGGTCCGCTGTTTAAAGAACAGAACCTGGGTGTGATCAGTCTCTCGCCGGACAATGGTCTTGCCGGTACAACGGTGACAGTGAGCGGTATTGGTTTCAGTATCAATGCAACAGATAATATCGTCACCTTCAACGGGGTGGCGGCTAATGTAGTGAGTGCTACCGATACAGAACTGAAGGTGATAGCACCTGCCAGCTTATCTACCGGTACCCTCGATGTGAAGGTAAGTGGCTTACAGGCCACAGGCCCGTTGTTTAGAAGGGCCGGTGTAATGACGCTGGCGGGTGGCCCCGGCTCCGGTTTGTTTACCCGTGCTCAGGGTCTTACGGGTGACAGGGCTGGCAATCTTTATTTCCTGCAGGGATATCAGGTGAAAAAAATAACACCCGATGGTACTATTACCACCTATGCAGGCGGCAGCACCAGCGGTTATGCTGATGGTACGGTATCTGTTGCTATGTTCCTGGGTCCGCGCACGATTACGGTCGACAGCCAGGATAACCTCTACGTACTGGATGGTAACGGACTGCGTACTTACGTTCGCAAGATCACCCCGGCAGGGCAGGTGTCTACTGCGGTGACCGTGCTGGAAAACATGGCTGGCGGCCTGGGTGTAGACCGCAATGGTACAATTTATCTCAGCAAACTTTATCAGGGGCTGTTTAAAGTGGAATCCAACGGTTCCCTGACGAGAATGGGTAATTTCACTTATACCATCCCCGATAAAATGGCTGTAGATGCACTGGGAACAGTATACTATGCAGGGGGTGATTTTTACAATCCTTTTATCGGTAAGGTAACACCGGCAGGAGAGCATAGTTTTCTGGCGGGCAGTAGCCGGTATGATCCTGATTTTGTGGATGGAGATCTTTCGGTGGCCCGTTTGGGATCACCATTGTGTGTGGTCTCCGATCCCACTTCCGGTAATTTCTTTTTTGTAGATAACATGGCTATGGCGGTGCGTTATGCCACACCCTCCGGTAGTGTGAAAACAGTGGCCGGCGCTGAAGGTACCTTCCAGTCATTCAAGGCGGGATACAAGGACGGTACGCTGAAAGAAGCCCTGTTCCGCTCCATGAAAGGCATACACATAGATACCAACGGAAATATTTATGTGATGGACCCAGACAATAATGCGGTTCGTAAGATTTTTCTGAAGTAA
- a CDS encoding carboxypeptidase regulatory-like domain-containing protein: protein MKQVFYNIYGFFYFFIVGFREEIENKKIRKFQNLKIILLSVLLMAVLGGYAQETNGTWGGRITSNKQEPLPGVTVVAVHLPSGTKYGTVTGADGRYYLPGLRIGGPYSITVSMMGMETQSADGFTIRLGEPLQQNFVLAEKGKQLSEVEIKATKAGAKANTFGAGQHISRLQVANMPTISRSIQDITKMVPQGSKDNSFAGTNFRYNNVTIDGAINNDAIGFSPSMGGITGSSGMPGSSTRTNAVSMDAIEDMQVYLAPFDVKIGNFTGGSINAVTRSGTNKVTGSIYGFGRNAAITGKDKVGSLGKMDKDFYDYQAGVRVGFPIIKNKLFFFTNEEITRRQDPVQLLAGNAETAHILSTKDAEDIRNATISRYGKDVDPGTAGAYNAWSRSVKFFNRLDWNINDKNQLSVRNNTIRSSAMNMDRDQQDFRFSSMAYEQTNNQTSTVAELKTRFNNRLSNSLIAGYTLVHDKRDPTANPALPQVQIMGRAPGTTIYWGTDREASIFNMKQRTIEITDNLTLRKGKHTLLFGTHNEFYHIDYGFVNSWNGRVDYLSIDDYLNNVPYRVRGSYNYNNNDRDYILSHPEAKFNVNLLSAYAQDEIQLTDKLKLIPGLRADYTMLPNGPALSEQTRNAYTDDYFGTTYTYTPLNRISNHYLNKVQLSPRLGFRYDWTGDQRLVLRGGTGLFTGRIPFAWLAYAYYNNGINYGSFDQKADAKVFVPGTDPVKPGKNGIADFIAGNGNVINNPIAGKTQVDVLDNNFVMPQVWRTSVALDYTTVTGYKFTVEGIVTKTIKDVLFQQINIKDNPRYYGNDTTKQQPVFGGAVDPHFSNAYQLSNTNKGYRYSITGSVNRNYPFGLYASLAYTYGKSKDISNGIRNSMESNWQLNQALNPNNPGLAYSNFDVRHRIVLNLNYTRRWNQQWVSTLSLFATAQSGSPFTYGIVNNSIQGLPQQVSLVYIPEADAAVKFFQDYTTKAGEAVTAAAQAAAFNQYIEDDKYLRTRRGQYTERNAGRTPWNIQADLHFAQEYHFSGDPGSRFLTFTLDVMNLTNLLNSNWGKVYFSPNTFNSTASVGLTPAFPAKQNPGNYPVYLYENPGKPYAIDFFNSRAQVQLGMRYSF from the coding sequence ATGAAGCAGGTATTCTATAATATTTATGGATTTTTTTATTTTTTTATTGTTGGATTTCGGGAAGAAATAGAAAATAAAAAAATAAGAAAATTCCAAAATCTCAAAATCATATTACTGTCGGTGCTGTTGATGGCAGTATTGGGAGGATATGCACAGGAGACGAATGGTACATGGGGTGGCCGTATCACCAGCAACAAACAGGAGCCGCTGCCCGGTGTTACCGTGGTGGCTGTCCATCTGCCTTCAGGCACTAAATATGGTACGGTCACCGGTGCCGACGGCCGTTATTATCTTCCAGGTCTTCGTATAGGCGGTCCATATAGTATCACCGTGAGTATGATGGGCATGGAAACGCAGTCCGCAGATGGATTCACCATCCGCCTCGGAGAACCGCTGCAACAAAACTTTGTGCTGGCCGAAAAAGGCAAACAACTGTCAGAAGTGGAAATCAAAGCCACCAAAGCAGGTGCAAAAGCAAACACCTTCGGCGCTGGCCAGCATATCAGCCGCCTGCAGGTAGCCAATATGCCCACCATCTCCCGCAGCATCCAGGACATCACCAAAATGGTGCCCCAGGGCTCTAAAGACAACTCCTTCGCGGGTACCAACTTCCGCTATAACAACGTTACCATCGACGGTGCCATCAACAACGATGCTATCGGCTTTAGTCCTTCTATGGGCGGTATCACCGGTTCTTCCGGTATGCCCGGCTCCAGCACCCGTACCAACGCGGTGTCTATGGACGCTATCGAAGATATGCAGGTATACCTCGCCCCCTTCGATGTGAAGATCGGTAACTTCACCGGTGGTAGTATCAACGCCGTTACCCGCAGCGGTACCAACAAAGTAACCGGCAGCATCTACGGCTTCGGCCGCAATGCCGCTATCACAGGCAAAGATAAAGTCGGCTCCCTCGGTAAAATGGACAAAGACTTTTATGATTATCAGGCCGGCGTAAGAGTAGGTTTCCCCATCATCAAAAACAAACTCTTCTTCTTCACCAATGAAGAAATTACCCGCCGCCAGGACCCTGTGCAGCTGCTTGCCGGCAATGCGGAAACAGCTCATATCCTGAGTACTAAAGATGCAGAAGATATCCGCAACGCCACTATCAGCCGCTATGGTAAAGATGTAGACCCCGGCACTGCAGGCGCCTATAATGCATGGTCCCGCTCTGTGAAATTCTTCAACCGCCTGGACTGGAATATCAACGATAAAAATCAGTTGTCTGTCCGTAATAACACCATCCGTTCTTCTGCCATGAACATGGACCGCGACCAGCAGGACTTCCGCTTCAGCAGCATGGCGTACGAACAAACCAACAACCAGACGTCTACCGTAGCAGAACTGAAAACAAGATTCAACAACCGCTTGTCCAACAGTCTGATTGCCGGTTATACTCTGGTACACGATAAACGTGATCCTACCGCCAACCCGGCCCTGCCGCAGGTACAGATCATGGGACGCGCTCCCGGCACCACTATCTACTGGGGCACCGACAGGGAAGCATCCATCTTCAATATGAAACAACGTACCATCGAAATCACTGATAACCTCACCCTGCGTAAAGGCAAACATACCCTGCTCTTTGGTACGCATAATGAATTCTATCATATCGACTATGGTTTTGTAAACAGCTGGAATGGCCGTGTAGACTATCTCAGCATCGATGACTATCTCAACAACGTTCCGTACAGAGTACGTGGCAGCTACAACTATAACAATAACGACCGCGATTATATCCTGTCACATCCCGAAGCAAAGTTTAATGTAAACCTGCTCAGCGCCTATGCGCAGGATGAAATCCAGTTGACTGATAAACTGAAACTGATACCCGGTTTGCGTGCTGATTATACGATGCTGCCAAATGGACCTGCACTGAGTGAACAAACGCGCAATGCCTACACAGATGATTATTTTGGCACTACCTACACTTATACACCGCTCAATCGTATCAGCAATCATTACCTGAATAAAGTACAGCTGTCTCCCCGTCTGGGTTTCCGTTACGATTGGACAGGCGACCAGCGGCTGGTGCTGCGTGGCGGTACTGGTCTGTTTACTGGCCGTATCCCATTTGCCTGGTTGGCATATGCCTATTACAACAACGGTATTAATTATGGCTCTTTCGATCAGAAAGCAGATGCTAAAGTTTTTGTGCCTGGTACTGATCCGGTGAAACCGGGCAAAAACGGTATCGCCGATTTTATTGCCGGCAATGGCAATGTTATCAATAATCCGATAGCCGGTAAAACACAAGTGGATGTACTGGACAATAACTTCGTGATGCCTCAGGTGTGGCGTACCAGCGTAGCACTGGATTATACGACCGTAACAGGTTATAAATTCACGGTGGAAGGTATTGTTACCAAAACCATCAAGGATGTATTATTCCAGCAGATCAATATCAAAGATAATCCGCGTTACTACGGTAACGATACTACGAAACAGCAACCTGTATTCGGTGGTGCTGTGGACCCTCATTTTTCCAATGCCTATCAGTTGAGTAATACAAATAAAGGATATCGTTATAGCATCACTGGTAGCGTGAACCGTAACTATCCTTTTGGATTGTACGCTTCACTGGCTTATACCTATGGTAAGTCCAAAGACATATCTAATGGTATCCGTAATTCCATGGAAAGCAACTGGCAGCTGAACCAGGCATTGAATCCTAACAATCCGGGATTGGCCTATTCCAATTTTGATGTGCGTCATCGTATAGTGCTGAACCTGAACTATACCCGCCGCTGGAACCAGCAATGGGTAAGTACACTCAGTCTTTTTGCCACCGCCCAGTCCGGCAGTCCGTTTACCTACGGTATTGTCAACAACAGCATCCAGGGACTGCCGCAACAGGTAAGCCTGGTATATATTCCGGAGGCAGATGCAGCAGTGAAGTTCTTCCAGGATTATACCACCAAAGCGGGAGAAGCAGTTACCGCAGCAGCTCAGGCGGCTGCTTTCAATCAATATATCGAAGATGACAAGTACCTGCGCACCCGTCGTGGACAATATACTGAACGCAATGCCGGCCGTACTCCCTGGAATATACAGGCCGACCTGCATTTTGCGCAGGAATATCATTTCTCCGGAGATCCGGGCAGCAGGTTTCTCACTTTTACCCTCGACGTGATGAATCTGACCAATCTGCTGAACAGCAACTGGGGTAAAGTATATTTCTCACCCAATACCTTCAACTCTACCGCCAGCGTTGGCCTTACGCCTGCATTCCCGGCAAAGCAGAATCCGGGAAACTATCCCGTATACCTATACGAAAATCCGGGTAAGCCATATGCGATAGACTTTTTTAACTCCCGCGCACAGGTGCAGCTCGGGATGAGGTATTCATTCTAA
- a CDS encoding fasciclin domain-containing protein, with translation MKRTFYTGILLLLLAACRKDDKVTPDTMDSNRITYVIADNLFNFSSFSAAVERTGYGPKLAGAGPFTVLVPDNNAFIKAGYGTTNAVLQERLSVLNNIVGYHVLSGTWELNKLPFTFNQELTTATGAKMYATRWVKGKDTLLTINGTPVVSYNLPASNGLIQVLSEVLQPLVNKTLSDAIAADTALTFLNVALQQANMKDMMSTGNVYTFMAPSNNAFRNEGFPDADSVGKTDPAVLRRFLYYSFFEGRRFVYDYILTTDATNKSQQAMYNGNNITISLLKSGVKYTGITLQGSGNTSPVKIVKSNVLAGNGVVHTIDRMLKENQ, from the coding sequence ATGAAACGCACTTTCTATACAGGCATACTGCTGCTCTTGCTGGCAGCATGCCGGAAAGATGATAAAGTAACACCGGACACGATGGACAGCAACCGCATCACTTATGTGATTGCTGACAACCTGTTCAACTTCTCCAGTTTTAGTGCCGCTGTGGAACGTACCGGATATGGGCCCAAACTGGCCGGTGCCGGTCCTTTTACCGTATTGGTACCCGATAATAATGCCTTTATAAAAGCCGGTTACGGCACCACCAACGCGGTATTGCAGGAAAGACTGTCCGTATTGAACAATATAGTTGGATACCATGTACTCAGCGGTACCTGGGAACTCAATAAGCTGCCCTTTACCTTCAATCAGGAACTGACCACCGCTACGGGTGCTAAAATGTATGCCACCCGCTGGGTGAAAGGAAAAGATACCCTGCTGACTATCAACGGTACACCGGTAGTGAGCTACAACCTTCCCGCCAGCAACGGTCTGATTCAGGTGCTGAGCGAAGTGCTGCAGCCACTGGTCAACAAAACCCTTTCGGATGCCATTGCTGCAGATACCGCACTCACCTTCCTGAACGTGGCACTGCAACAGGCCAATATGAAAGATATGATGTCTACCGGTAACGTATATACGTTTATGGCGCCGTCCAACAATGCATTCCGCAATGAAGGTTTTCCGGATGCCGACAGCGTTGGTAAAACAGATCCGGCCGTACTCCGCAGGTTCCTTTACTATTCTTTCTTCGAAGGACGCCGCTTTGTATACGACTATATCCTTACTACAGATGCCACCAACAAAAGCCAGCAGGCGATGTACAATGGTAACAATATCACTATCAGCCTGCTGAAGAGCGGCGTGAAATATACTGGTATCACCTTACAGGGTTCCGGTAACACATCTCCGGTGAAGATTGTGAAAAGCAATGTGCTGGCGGGCAACGGCGTAGTGCATACTATCGACCGGATGCTGAAGGAAAACCAATAA
- a CDS encoding fasciclin domain-containing protein yields MTVFTSVTTPGRLLRSWLPVLFLLVMACRKQDIEPEPVGEPVSYNGPVLGLKETLEKSPYTIFRTAWNRANIDDRLKKAGTTSFTIIAPTDKAFQDAGWTMDKINQAAPEVLDTLLSYHIGATQIHPTSLAQLNGNLPIVTLLKSTTIPTFDDSHPYKYVIYAGVYHDSLFVNGKPVSKWGQVLESTTATIYPADKVLVKPGQDMLSFLQADDRFSFYLEACRINDSLYEDKNPWDQALWDMPMLSANALTPGQFTLIVPTNEAFRKSGFNSVEDIRQHCYQALPIGDPGYDEDSYYQYPTTAMDSILLPNRMGYVGLDGPYGAREMYPVYFMNELMVNRSVSGLLLRPGSLYSSPPKIYQLDFAVTNGNIWVKRLRSSAQRIPLVQTDINVLNGVIHIVNDGLFMP; encoded by the coding sequence ATGACCGTGTTTACATCTGTTACCACACCAGGCAGGCTGTTGAGGTCCTGGTTGCCTGTATTGTTTTTACTGGTGATGGCCTGTCGCAAGCAGGACATCGAACCGGAACCGGTAGGAGAGCCGGTGTCCTATAACGGACCTGTATTAGGGCTAAAAGAAACGCTGGAGAAATCTCCCTATACTATTTTCAGGACTGCCTGGAACCGCGCCAATATAGACGATCGTCTCAAAAAAGCCGGTACCACTTCTTTTACCATCATCGCTCCAACTGACAAAGCTTTTCAGGATGCCGGCTGGACCATGGATAAAATCAATCAGGCGGCACCGGAAGTACTGGACACGCTGTTGTCTTATCATATCGGTGCTACCCAGATACATCCGACTTCACTGGCACAACTCAATGGTAACCTGCCTATCGTAACATTGCTGAAATCTACTACTATACCCACTTTTGATGATTCCCATCCGTATAAATATGTGATTTATGCTGGCGTTTATCACGACAGCCTGTTTGTCAACGGCAAACCTGTCAGCAAATGGGGACAGGTGCTGGAAAGCACCACTGCTACAATTTATCCTGCAGACAAAGTGCTGGTGAAACCAGGACAGGACATGCTTTCCTTCCTGCAGGCAGATGACAGGTTTAGTTTTTATCTGGAAGCCTGCCGTATCAATGACAGTCTGTATGAAGATAAAAATCCCTGGGACCAGGCCCTGTGGGACATGCCGATGCTTTCTGCCAATGCCCTCACGCCGGGACAGTTTACCCTCATCGTTCCTACCAATGAGGCCTTCCGGAAAAGCGGTTTTAATTCAGTAGAAGACATCCGTCAGCATTGCTATCAGGCGCTTCCTATTGGTGATCCGGGTTACGATGAAGACTCCTATTACCAATATCCTACCACAGCAATGGACTCCATACTATTGCCCAACAGAATGGGGTATGTTGGGTTAGACGGCCCTTACGGCGCACGGGAAATGTACCCGGTATATTTTATGAATGAGCTGATGGTAAACAGAAGCGTGTCTGGACTGTTGTTGAGACCCGGTTCCTTATATAGTAGTCCGCCTAAGATATATCAACTGGATTTCGCTGTAACCAATGGTAACATATGGGTTAAAAGACTGCGCTCCTCCGCACAGAGGATACCCCTGGTACAAACAGATATCAATGTGCTGAACGGAGTTATTCATATTGTGAACGATGGTCTGTTCATGCCCTAA